From the Eremothecium cymbalariae DBVPG#7215 chromosome 6, complete sequence genome, one window contains:
- the PKR1 gene encoding Pkr1p (similar to Ashbya gossypii AFR216W) gives MSNFFVELWEGIFQPGPTPQLVIATHVSFTSLLSLLASLLYVTRNIHVAALSLIALFLWITVTWFINEFQHAATTNNDKDHRPATEDGTSTQNSPIPPSISYTTANSTTTSSNPRPRAL, from the coding sequence ATGTCTAACTTCTTTGTTGAACTATGGGAAGGCATCTTCCAACCCGGCCCCACGCCGCAGCTAGTCATCGCAACACACGTTTCTTTCACTTCACTTCTATCATTGCTGGCTTCCCTCCTCTACGTCACCCGCAATATACACGTCGCTGCACTCTCCCTCATTGCATTATTCCTCTGGATAACTGTCACATGGTTTATAAACGAGTTTCAGCACGCTGCCACCACCAATAACGACAAAGACCACCGCCCCGCCACGGAGGACGGCACCAGTACCCAAAACTCACCCATCCCGCCCTCTATATCCTACACTACAGCTAATAGCACAACAACCTCGTCCAATCCCAGGCCAAGGGCTCTTTGA
- the ADE17 gene encoding bifunctional phosphoribosylaminoimidazolecarboxamide formyltransferase/IMP cyclohydrolase ADE17 (similar to Ashbya gossypii AFR213C), with protein sequence MGYSKTAILSVYDKTGLLDLAKGLAENNVRILASGGTARMVREAGFTVEDVSSITHAPEMLGGRVKTLHPAVHGGILARNLESDEKDLKEQGIEKVDFVVCNLYAFKETVAKVGVTVPEAVEEIDIGGVTLLRAAAKNHARVTILSDPKDYPQFLNELSKGQITTELRNKLALKAFEHTADYDAAISDFFRKQYSEGTSQLPLRYGANPHQKPAQAFAAQQEELPFKVLSGSPGYINLLDALNSWPLVKELSASLNLPAAASFKHVSPAGAAVALPLSDVEKQVYFVSEIEELSPLACAYARARGADRMSSFGDWIALSNIVDVPTAMIISKEVSDGVIAPGYEPEALEILKKKKAGKYCILQIDPNYTPEPLESRQVYGVTLQQKRNDAIINKSSFKEIVSANKNLTEQAIVDLTVATLALKYTQSNSVCYAKNGMVIGLGAGQQSRIHCTRLAGDKADNWWLRQHPKVLAFKWAKGVKRPEKSNTIDLYVTNQIPTEEPEKSEYNSKFEEIPEPLSPEERTEWLSKLTNVALSSDAFFPFPDNVYRAARSGVKYIAAPSGSVMDKAVFAAADSFDLVYIENPIRLFHH encoded by the coding sequence ATGGGATACTCTAAGACGGCGATTTTATCAGTTTATGATAAGACAGGGTTGCTTGATTTGGCCAAGGGGTTGGCTGAGAATAACGTTAGGATCTTGGCATCGGGCGGTACTGCACGTATGGTTCGCGAGGCGGGGTTTACAGTTGAGGATGTTTCTTCCATTACGCATGCTCCGGAGATGCTAGGAGGCAGGGTGAAAACTTTGCATCCAGCGGTTCACGGGGGGATTCTCGCTAGGAATCTGGAATCGGACGAGAAGGATCTAAAGGAGCAAGGGATTGAGAAggttgattttgttgtatGTAACTTGTATGCTTTCAAGGAGACGGTTGCTAAGGTTGGTGTTACTGTTCCTGAAGCTGTGGAGGAGATTGACATCGGTGGGGTGACGTTATTGAGGGCGGCTGCTAAAAACCACGCTCGGGTGACGATTTTATCTGATCCAAAAGACTATCCGcagtttttgaatgaattGTCCAAGGGACAGATTACCACTGAATTGAGGAATAAGTTGGCTTTGAAGGCGTTTGAACATACCGCAGATTACGATGCAGCGATTTCTGATTTTTTCAGAAAACAGTACTCTGAAGGCACTTCTCAATTGCCCTTGCGTTACGGTGCGAACCCACATCAAAAACCTGCACAGGCTTTTGCCGCTCAGCAGGAGGAGTTGCCGTTTAAGGTTTTATCAGGATCACCAGGCTATATCAATTTGCTTGATGCTTTGAACTCCTGGCCTTTAGTCAAGGAGCTCTCTGCGTCTTTGAACTtacctgctgctgcatcaTTCAAGCATGTTTCCCCCGCTGGTGCAGCTGTTGCATTGCCTTTGTCAGATGTTGAAAAGCAAGtatattttgtttctgaAATTGAGGAGCTATCTCCATTGGCTTGTGCATATGCCAGAGCCCGTGGTGCTGATAGGATGTCTTCCTTTGGCGATTGGATTGCCTTATCTAACATAGTGGATGTTCCTACAGCAATGATAATTTCCAAGGAAGTTTCTGATGGGGTTATTGCTCCGGGTTATGAGCCAGAGGCTTTGGAAATcttaaagaagaagaaggctGGCAAGTACTGCATTTTGCAAATTGATCCTAACTACACCCCCGAACCTCTAGAATCTAGGCAAGTATATGGTGTAACCTTACAGCAGAAGAGAAATGATGCCATCATTAACAAATCTTCATTTAAGGAGATTGTTTCtgcaaataaaaatttgacTGAACAAGCAATTGTCGATTTGACTGTAGCTACTCTAGCTCTAAAGTACACACAATCTAATTCAGTTTGTTACGCTAAGAACGGTATGGTCATCGGATTAGGTGCCGGCCAACAGTCTAGAATCCACTGCACTAGATTGGCTGGTGATAAGGCTGATAACTGGTGGTTAAGACAACATCCAAAAGTGTTAGCCTTCAAATGGGCCAAGGGCGTCAAAAGACCAGAAAAGTCGAATACCATCGATTTGTATGTTACCAACCAAATTCCAACCGAAGAGCCTGAGAAATCAGAATACAACTCgaagtttgaagaaatcCCAGAACCATTATCCCCTGAAGAAAGAACAGAATGGCTATCCAAGTTAACCAATGTCGCTTTATCCTCAGATGCCTTTTTCCCATTCCCAGACAATGTCTACAGAGCTGCTAGGTCTGGTGTAAAATACATTGCTGCTCCTTCTGGTTCCGTAATGGACAAGGCTGtttttgctgctgctgattCCTTTGATTTGGTTTACATCGAAAACCCCATCCGTTTATTCCATCACTAG
- the NCW1 gene encoding Ncw1p (similar to Ashbya gossypii AFR215W) yields the protein MTTVVTPHVFQRAVGDTSIIGTLVMERDVSASSVSGSTSSGVKSTESTSTGSKASTSATAATTGSTSSTSSGAASTSSGAAAGMAVANPVSWKFGAVLGAVAFGFFGLSL from the coding sequence ATGACCACTGTCGTTACCCCACATGTTTTTCAAAGAGCTGTCGGTGACACTTCGATCATTGGTACCTTGGTCATGGAAAGGGATGTGTCCGCTTCCAGTGTTTCCGGTAGTACTAGTTCTGGTGTAAAGTCCACCGAATCCACAAGTACCGGCTCAAAGGCTAGTACCTCTGCTACCGCTGCCACCACCGGCAGTACCAGCAGTACCAGCAGTGGTGCCGCCTCCACCTCAAGTGGTGCTGCTGCCGGTATGGCCGTTGCCAACCCAGTCTCCTGGAAGTTCGGAGCTGTTTTGGGAGCTGTTGCTTTCGGCTTCTTCGGTCTAAGTTTGTGA
- the ASI1 gene encoding putative ubiquitin-protein ligase ASI1 (similar to Ashbya gossypii AFR212W), with amino-acid sequence MNSNVLEKLEYLDQTSHFLINDSMPLSSLINTPYRVYKSFYDAIVTQYVTSLSNPELLPLNTETFVSSVGYFFSSYAVGCFFIALVLSRLSAMSGLRSNTVRTNIPNWSRIMLHLIATFTIIYGLFGVLVQYEPGVIAESFKPKEIGAFLPETYVIFTLSHCIETFLSITTNGKPLEESDYTIFELSAQFYGMTKGNATVHEYGPDCVMALMGRLIIHLVEVFKKRHWRLCCSTLLNMGFIWVLAREVQQHGLGSLSLFTKCKHFPKFFSVFIIVVSMACYMLACIVRWNPGHSTETSSVEDLQFHSFVSNWFKNLNLTGEEEFSNTVMRLAVLLCNPDHYKEHGLHRELPSLTPATSLHKSYMISSYMNKMSKMPDTVAGNRKTVNSRSRSFALTRLYWLFGVISGLLKRFRSLLRISSGTSHEYENKQKSTTNFNDYVNEKNYTNFMTAENEDRFKFLLPEEDSSKDYVTDDCEEIDDEDENEDSDDLLYDDSEPESEDLQNVLQEVISPQTILETIRSSPRDLAWHLSMWTILNCELSCDKRLTRSQYANMNEKAIMNEVILQRRLELQSSSSKNVKDPIDEDELDMACVVCKTNQRNIVLWPCRCFSLCEECRVSLGLRGFKTCVCCRADVQGYSRLNAV; translated from the coding sequence ATGAATTCGAACGTTTTAGAAAAACTAGAATATCTTGATCAAACATCGCATTTTCTAATAAATGACAGCATGCCTTTGTCGTCGTTGATCAACACCCCTTATAGAGTGTACAAGTCGTTTTATGATGCTATAGTGACGCAGTATGTTACTTCGCTAAGCAATCCGGAGCTGTTGCCTTTAAATACGGAGACGTTTGTGAGTTCTGTGGGGTATTTCTTTAGTAGTTATGCTGTGGGATGTTTCTTTATTGCGCTAGTTTTGAGCCGGTTGTCTGCGATGTCGGGTCTTCGGTCCAATACAGTGAGGACGAATATTCCAAACTGGTCGCGGATTATGCTTCACTTAATTGCTACTTTTACTATTATATATGGGTTGTTTGGTGTTTTGGTTCAGTATGAACCTGGGGTGATTGCGGAGAGTTTTAAGCCTAAAGAGATTGGGGCGTTTCTACCGGAGACATATGTAATATTCACCTTATCGCATTGTATTGAGACTTTCCTTTCTATCACGACGAATGGCAAACCTCTAGAGGAGTCTGATTATACGATATTTGAGCTTTCAGCGCAATTTTATGGCATGACAAAGGGTAATGCTACTGTGCACGAGTATGGGCCGGACTGTGTGATGGCTCTTATGGGGCGTTTGATCATCCACTTGGTGGAAGTGTTCAAAAAGCGGCATTGGAGGTTATGTTGTTCTACACTTTTAAACATGGGCTTCATATGGGTTTTAGCCCGTGAAGTCCAGCAGCATGGGTTGGGCTCCCTATCGCTTTTCACCAAGTGTAAACACTTCCCCAAGTTCTTTTCTGTGTTTATCATTGTCGTGTCCATGGCATGCTATATGTTGGCCTGTATTGTCAGATGGAATCCAGGCCACAGCACAGAAACTTCCTCGGTAGAGGACTTGCAGTTTCATTCGTTCGTAAGCAACTGGTTCAAGAACTTGAACCTCACGGGAGAGGAAGAGTTCAGCAACACAGTGATGAGATTGGCCGTTCTGCTCTGCAACCCTGACCATTACAAAGAACATGGGCTACACAGAGAACTCCCGTCTTTGACGCCTGCAACGTCGCTACACAAGAGCTACATGATTAGCAGCTATATGAATAAGATGTCCAAAATGCCTGATACAGTTGCAGGAAACAGAAAAACCGTCAACTCACGTTCCAGGTCTTTCGCGCTCACAAGACTCTACTGGCTCTTTGGTGTAATTTCAGGCTTGCTAAAGCGCTTCAGAAGCCTACTAAGGATTTCGTCAGGGACATCTCATGAGTATGAAAACAAACAGAAGAGCACTACAAACTTCAATGATTACGTCAATGAGAAAAACTACACCAATTTCATGACCgcagaaaatgaagatagATTTAAGTTCTTGTTGCCAGAGGAAGATAGCTCAAAAGACTATGTGACTGATGATTGCGAAGAAATtgacgatgaagacgaaAACGAAGATAGTGACGATTTACTATACGATGATTCCGAACCTGAAAGTGAAGACCTACAGAATGTCCTTCAAGAAGTCATCTCGCCACAAACCATACTAGAAACGATCCGTTCTTCCCCTCGTGACCTAGCTTGGCATTTGTCAATGTGGACCATACTAAACTGTGAGCTTTCTTGCGATAAAAGGTTAACTAGATCGCAGTACGCGAACATGAACGAAAAAGCTATAATGAATGAAGTGATACTGCAGCGTCGTTTGGAGCTCcaatcatcatcttcaaaaaatgtaAAGGACCccattgatgaagatgaactTGATATGGCCTGCGTAGTTTGCAAAACAAATCAACGCAACATCGTTCTCTGGCCTTGCCGCTGCTTTTCTCTCTGTGAGGAGTGCCGCGTATCGTTAGGATTGCGAGGGTTCAAGACGTGCGTCTGCTGTCGCGCAGACGTTCAAGGGTATAGTAGATTAAACGCCGTTTAA
- the RPL15B gene encoding 60S ribosomal protein eL15 (similar to Ashbya gossypii AFR214C), protein MGAYKYLEELQRKKQSDVLRFLQRVRVWEYRQKNVIHRASRPSRPDKARRLGYKAKQGFVIYRVRVRRGNRKRPVSKGATYGKPTNQGVNQLKYQRSLRATAEERVGRRAANLRVLNSYWINQDSTYKYFEVILVDPSHKAIRRDARYNWIANPVHKHREARGLTSTGKKSRGINKGHKFHNTQAGRRKTWKRQNTLSLWRYRK, encoded by the coding sequence ATGGGTGCTTACAAGTATTTAGAAGAATTgcaaagaaagaagcaATCTGATGTTTTGAGATTCTTGCAGAGAGTCAGAGTCTGGGAATACAGACAAAAGAATGTTATCCACAGAGCATCCAGACCTTCCAGACCAGACAAGGCTAGAAGATTGGGTTACAAGGCCAAGCAAGGGTTTGTCATCTACCGTGTTAGAGTCAGACGTGGTAACAGAAAGAGACCTGTTTCAAAGGGTGCTACTTACGGTAAGCCAACCAACCAAGGTGTTAACCAATTGAAGTACCAAAGATCCTTGAGAGCCACTGCCGAAGAGAGAGTTGGCAGAAGAGCTGCTAACTTGAGGGTTTTGAACTCTTACTGGATTAACCAAGATTCCACCTACAAGTATTTCGAAGTTATCTTGGTCGACCCATCTCACAAGGCTATTAGAAGAGATGCCAGATACAACTGGATCGCCAACCCAGTCCACAAGCACCGTGAAGCCAGAGGCTTGACCTCCACTGGTAAGAAGTCCAGAGGTATCAACAAGGGTCACAAATTCCACAACACTCAAGCTGGTAGAAGAAAGACCTGGAAGAGACAAAACACCTTGTCTTTGTGGAGATACAGAAAATAA
- the STO1 gene encoding Sto1p (similar to Ashbya gossypii AFR218W), producing the protein MILSKDYEEEDGYRDFRPRYPKRQRLPPVVQLCKDMLPDIRTIGESVKAFEEDIKFLSEAIINEFGNDEYFNSALLSTFNALILEQPHKQPAIALLTMVVNSGNEVAGKTIVNQFYEKLQKWISASADDDFEVTSNETGPWNKVKLTLRFLSLLSPIISVEEIIGVYRKLFELAVELNKASGEKRNPLSEAIYTNTLLDIPYLFFFNRESEELKLKVQDLMLYVESNYFVKKVDLSLTREYNKNLPYAPVQWVQVVLTNVKNCLANDMKELKNLFPDYQHMLGSLPAELQFNDPLVLPELEKLLPFSGLDKGLGSVDSMWKTPRTAFQVYLPNVVGAFSTVVPVTSYAGMLFDDIIVDIVESLEFNRHEVARQVVTLDLYFKPGIFTEPGLSVAQLLAQHEETPELSTYKIEDLAIENILGLIFKLPTVTQSFAYFYTLLVEICQNSPKAIAPVFGRAFRLFYNNLDNMDHELKMRYLDWFSIQMSNFNFSWKWNEWEQDSIAFSKSFYNPRITFAKNLIRKELRLTSNRPDVEDSLTVEFKQYLDASYITKNQLTAYYQSLFEGFEFDPEIIKDNDLLFKNEAFPFHDKVQLILDYFHKQQLEKNVSELESLLEDIRTTCSAQIPDFDRFTVTLLIQALVYSGNRSLSHANKYISDAKNDLVMILGKIALSDVVKEQWIIEAVIRYWNCNSQNGFLIVDSFKHSELVTAKSILAFSFSDLNGQNLGLVEATSIESTFRTLTQLALQQTSDISVFEFVFERLVTIANETISQLGMPDEEIVAPLVDNESMLDDDELSRLDLMWKYESTMGFIKSILRKYSDEYSILLDKFKSDVDQSVSHEPTRAQLNQWFQEICEL; encoded by the coding sequence ATGATTTTATCTAAAGAttatgaagaagaagatggcTACCGTGACTTCAGGCCACGCTATCCAAAAAGACAGAGACTGCCACCAGTGGTTCAGCTTTGTAAAGATATGTTGCCAGATATCAGGACTATAGGTGAGTCGGTGAAGGCTTTCGAAGAAGACATTAAGTTTTTAAGTGAAGCGATCATCAATGAATTTGGTAATGATGAGTACTTCAATTCTGCGCTGTTGTCGACCTTTAATGCACTGATTCTAGAACAGCCACATAAGCAACCGGCAATTGCTTTGTTAACCATGGTTGTTAACTCTGGGAATGAAGTTGCTGGGAAAACTATTGTGAATCAGTTTTACGAAAAGTTACAAAAATGGATCAGTGCTAGTgcagatgatgattttgaggTGACGTCTAATGAAACTGGGCCATGGAATAAAGTTAAACTAACTTTGAGATTCTTATCTTTGTTATCTCCGATAATTTCTGTGGAGGAGATAATTGGCGTATACCGGAAGTTGTTTGAATTGGCTGTGGAATTAAACAAAGCCAGTGGAGAGAAGAGAAACCCATTATCTGAAGCTATCTATACAAACACTTTATTGGATATCCCatatttattcttttttaacaGAGAAAGCGAAGAATTGAAATTAAAGGTCCAAGATCTAATGTTGTATGTGGAATCTAACTATTTTGTGAAAAAGGTTGACCTTTCATTGACTAGAGAATACAATAAAAATTTGCCATACGCACCTGTTCAGTGGGTCCAAGTTGTTTTGACAAATGTTAAGAATTGCTTGGCTAATGATATgaaggaattgaagaacttaTTCCCTGATTATCAACATATGTTGGGCTCTCTGCCAGCTGAACTACAGTTTAACGATCCATTAGTATTGCCTGAATTAGAGAAACTATTGCCTTTCAGTGGGTTGGATAAAGGGTTAGGTTCCGTTGATAGTATGTGGAAGACTCCAAGAACCGCTTTCCAAGTCTACTTGCCAAATGTCGTGGGTGCTTTCTCTACTGTCGTTCCGGTCACCTCGTATGCCGGTATGTTATTCGACGATATAattgttgatattgttgaaagtTTAGAATTCAACAGACATGAAGTTGCAAGGCAAGTGGTAACATTGGACCTATACTTTAAGCCAGGCATTTTCACTGAACCAGGTCTGTCAGTTGCACAATTATTGGCCCAACATGAGGAAACCCCAGAGCTCTCTACTTATAAAATCGAAGATCTAgctattgaaaatattttgggtTTAATTTTCAAGTTACCAACAGTCACTCAATCATTTGCCTATTTTTACACATTGTTGGTCGAGATTTGTCAAAATTCTCCCAAAGCTATTGCTCCGGTTTTTGGTAGAGCGTTCAGATTATTTTACAATAATTTGGATAATATGGACCATGAATTAAAAATGAGGTATCTAGACTGGTTTTCGATTCAAATGAGTAACTTTAATTTCTCTTGGAAATGGAATGAATGGGAGCAAGATTCCATTGCCTTCTCCAAGTCGTTTTACAATCCACGTATTACGTTTGCCAAAAACTTAATAAGAAAGGAATTAAGGTTAACGTCGAATAGGCcagatgttgaagataGTTTAACAGTTGAATTCAAACAGTATTTGGATGCCTCATATATAACAAAGAATCAACTAACTGCTTACTATCAATctctttttgaaggatttgaGTTTGACCCCGAAATCATCAAGGATaatgatttattatttaaaaatgaagcaTTCCCATTCCATGACAAAGTCCAACTGATTTTAGATTATTTTcacaaacaacaacttgaaaaaaatgtTTCTGAATTGGAATCGTTGTTGGAAGATATTAGGACAACTTGTAGTGCTCAAATTCCGGATTTCGATAGATTTACAGTCACATTGTTAATTCAAGCGTTGGTATATTCAGGTAATAGATCTCTATCTCATGccaacaaatatatctCCGATGCCAAGAATGATTTAGTAATGATATTAGGCAAGATTGCCCTGTCAGATGTAGTGAAAGAACAATGGATTATTGAAGCCGTTATTAGATATTGGAACTGTAACTCCCAAAACGGATTTTTGATTGTCGATTCGTTCAAACACAGCGAATTGGTAACTGCCAAATCTATCCTAGCGTTCTCTTTTTCAGATCTAAATGGCCAAAACTTGGGGTTGGTCGAAGCAACCTCCATCGAATCTACTTTTAGGACATTAACCCAGCTAGCTTTACAACAAACCAGTGATATCAGTGTTTTCGAATTTGTATTTGAGAGGTTAGTGACTATTGCTAACGAAACTATATCACAATTAGGTATGCCAGACGAAGAAATTGTAGCCCCGCTCGTGGACAACGAATCTATGcttgatgatgatgaattgtCAAGGCTGGATCTAATGTGGAAATATGAAAGCACAATGGGTTTCATCAAAAGTATTCTACGGAAGTATTCGGATGAATATTCCATTTTGTTAGACAAGTTCAAATCAGACGTCGATCAATCTGTTTCCCACGAACCAACACGGGCTCAATTGAACCAATGGTTTCAAGAAATTTGCGAATTATGA